A DNA window from Lagenorhynchus albirostris chromosome 5, mLagAlb1.1, whole genome shotgun sequence contains the following coding sequences:
- the TRA2B gene encoding transformer-2 protein homolog beta isoform X3 yields the protein MSDSGEQNYGERESRSASRSGSAHGSGKSARHTPARSRSKEDSRRSRSKSRSRSESRSRSRRSSRRHYTRSRSRSRSHRRSRSRSYSRDYRRRHSHSHSPMSTRRRHVGNRANPDPNCCLGVFGLSLYTTERDLREVFSKYGPIADVSIVYDQQSRRSRGFAFVYFENVDDAKEAKERANGMELDGRRIRVDFSITKRPHTPTPGIYMGRPTYGSSRRRDYYDRGYDRGYDDRDYYSRSYRGGGGGGGGWRAAQDRDQIYRRRSPSPYYSRGGYRSRSRSRSYSPRRY from the exons GAATCCCGTTCTGCTTCCAGAAGTGGAAGTGCTCATGGATCTGGGAAATCTGCAAGGCATACCCCTGCAAGGTCTCGCTCCAAGGAAGATTCCAGGCGTTCCAGATCAAAGTCCAGGTCCAGATCTGAATCTAG GTCTAGATCCAGAAGAAGTTCTCGAAGGCATTATACAAGGTCACGATCTCGGTCCCGCTCCCATAGAAGATCCCGTAGCAGATCTTACAGTAGAGATTATCGAAGACGGCATAGCCACAGTCATTCTCCCATGTCTACTCGGAGGCGTCATGTTGGGAATCGG gcAAATCCTGATCCCAACTGTTGTCTTGGAGTATTTGGATTGAGCTTATACACTACAGAAAGAGATCTAAGAGAAGTGTTCTCTAAATATGGCCCAATTGCTGATGTGTCTATTGTATATGACCAGCAGTCTAGACGTTCAAGAGGATTtgcctttgtatattttgaaaatgtagatGATGCCAAGGAA GCGAAAGAGCGTGCCAATGGAATGGAGCTTGATGGACGTAGGATCAGAGTTGATTTCTCTATAACAAAGAGACCACATACCCCAACACCAGGAATTTACATGGGGAGACCTACCTA TGGCAGCTCACGCCGTCGAGATTACTACGACAGGGGATATGATCGAGGCTATGATGATCGGGACTATTACAGCAGGTCATACAG aggaggaggtggaggaggaggaggatggagagCTGCTCAAGACAGGGATCAGATATACAG AAGACGGTCACCTTCTCCCTACTATAGTCGTGGAGGATACAGATCACGTTCCAGATCTCGATCATACTCACCTC gTCGCTATTAA
- the TRA2B gene encoding transformer-2 protein homolog beta isoform X4 has protein sequence MSDSGEQNYGERESRSASRSGSAHGSGKSARHTPARSRSKEDSRRSRSKSRSRSESRSRSRRSSRRHYTRSRSRSRSHRRSRSRSYSRDYRRRHSHSHSPMSTRRRHVGNRANPDPNCCLGVFGLSLYTTERDLREVFSKYGPIADVSIVYDQQSRRSRGFAFVYFENVDDAKEAKERANGMELDGRRIRVDFSITKRPHTPTPGIYMGRPTYGSSRRRDYYDRGYDRGYDDRDYYSRSYRGGGGGGGGWRAAQDRDQIYRRSPSPYYSRGGYRSRSRSRSYSPRRY, from the exons GAATCCCGTTCTGCTTCCAGAAGTGGAAGTGCTCATGGATCTGGGAAATCTGCAAGGCATACCCCTGCAAGGTCTCGCTCCAAGGAAGATTCCAGGCGTTCCAGATCAAAGTCCAGGTCCAGATCTGAATCTAG GTCTAGATCCAGAAGAAGTTCTCGAAGGCATTATACAAGGTCACGATCTCGGTCCCGCTCCCATAGAAGATCCCGTAGCAGATCTTACAGTAGAGATTATCGAAGACGGCATAGCCACAGTCATTCTCCCATGTCTACTCGGAGGCGTCATGTTGGGAATCGG gcAAATCCTGATCCCAACTGTTGTCTTGGAGTATTTGGATTGAGCTTATACACTACAGAAAGAGATCTAAGAGAAGTGTTCTCTAAATATGGCCCAATTGCTGATGTGTCTATTGTATATGACCAGCAGTCTAGACGTTCAAGAGGATTtgcctttgtatattttgaaaatgtagatGATGCCAAGGAA GCGAAAGAGCGTGCCAATGGAATGGAGCTTGATGGACGTAGGATCAGAGTTGATTTCTCTATAACAAAGAGACCACATACCCCAACACCAGGAATTTACATGGGGAGACCTACCTA TGGCAGCTCACGCCGTCGAGATTACTACGACAGGGGATATGATCGAGGCTATGATGATCGGGACTATTACAGCAGGTCATACAG aggaggaggtggaggaggaggaggatggagagCTGCTCAAGACAGGGATCAGATATACAG ACGGTCACCTTCTCCCTACTATAGTCGTGGAGGATACAGATCACGTTCCAGATCTCGATCATACTCACCTC gTCGCTATTAA
- the TRA2B gene encoding transformer-2 protein homolog beta isoform X5, which yields MSTRRRHVGNRANPDPNCCLGVFGLSLYTTERDLREVFSKYGPIADVSIVYDQQSRRSRGFAFVYFENVDDAKEAKERANGMELDGRRIRVDFSITKRPHTPTPGIYMGRPTYGSSRRRDYYDRGYDRGYDDRDYYSRSYRGGGGGGGGWRAAQDRDQIYRRRSPSPYYSRGGYRSRSRSRSYSPLTCKDLH from the exons ATGTCTACTCGGAGGCGTCATGTTGGGAATCGG gcAAATCCTGATCCCAACTGTTGTCTTGGAGTATTTGGATTGAGCTTATACACTACAGAAAGAGATCTAAGAGAAGTGTTCTCTAAATATGGCCCAATTGCTGATGTGTCTATTGTATATGACCAGCAGTCTAGACGTTCAAGAGGATTtgcctttgtatattttgaaaatgtagatGATGCCAAGGAA GCGAAAGAGCGTGCCAATGGAATGGAGCTTGATGGACGTAGGATCAGAGTTGATTTCTCTATAACAAAGAGACCACATACCCCAACACCAGGAATTTACATGGGGAGACCTACCTA TGGCAGCTCACGCCGTCGAGATTACTACGACAGGGGATATGATCGAGGCTATGATGATCGGGACTATTACAGCAGGTCATACAG aggaggaggtggaggaggaggaggatggagagCTGCTCAAGACAGGGATCAGATATACAG AAGACGGTCACCTTCTCCCTACTATAGTCGTGGAGGATACAGATCACGTTCCAGATCTCGATCATACTCACCTC tgaccTGCAAGGACCTTCACTAA
- the TRA2B gene encoding transformer-2 protein homolog beta isoform X1: protein MSDSGEQNYGERESRSASRSGSAHGSGKSARHTPARSRSKEDSRRSRSKSRSRSESRSRSRRSSRRHYTRSRSRSRSHRRSRSRSYSRDYRRRHSHSHSPMSTRRRHVGNRANPDPNCCLGVFGLSLYTTERDLREVFSKYGPIADVSIVYDQQSRRSRGFAFVYFENVDDAKEAKERANGMELDGRRIRVDFSITKRPHTPTPGIYMGRPTYGSSRRRDYYDRGYDRGYDDRDYYSRSYRGGGGGGGGWRAAQDRDQIYRRRSPSPYYSRGGYRSRSRSRSYSPLTCKDLH from the exons GAATCCCGTTCTGCTTCCAGAAGTGGAAGTGCTCATGGATCTGGGAAATCTGCAAGGCATACCCCTGCAAGGTCTCGCTCCAAGGAAGATTCCAGGCGTTCCAGATCAAAGTCCAGGTCCAGATCTGAATCTAG GTCTAGATCCAGAAGAAGTTCTCGAAGGCATTATACAAGGTCACGATCTCGGTCCCGCTCCCATAGAAGATCCCGTAGCAGATCTTACAGTAGAGATTATCGAAGACGGCATAGCCACAGTCATTCTCCCATGTCTACTCGGAGGCGTCATGTTGGGAATCGG gcAAATCCTGATCCCAACTGTTGTCTTGGAGTATTTGGATTGAGCTTATACACTACAGAAAGAGATCTAAGAGAAGTGTTCTCTAAATATGGCCCAATTGCTGATGTGTCTATTGTATATGACCAGCAGTCTAGACGTTCAAGAGGATTtgcctttgtatattttgaaaatgtagatGATGCCAAGGAA GCGAAAGAGCGTGCCAATGGAATGGAGCTTGATGGACGTAGGATCAGAGTTGATTTCTCTATAACAAAGAGACCACATACCCCAACACCAGGAATTTACATGGGGAGACCTACCTA TGGCAGCTCACGCCGTCGAGATTACTACGACAGGGGATATGATCGAGGCTATGATGATCGGGACTATTACAGCAGGTCATACAG aggaggaggtggaggaggaggaggatggagagCTGCTCAAGACAGGGATCAGATATACAG AAGACGGTCACCTTCTCCCTACTATAGTCGTGGAGGATACAGATCACGTTCCAGATCTCGATCATACTCACCTC tgaccTGCAAGGACCTTCACTAA
- the TRA2B gene encoding transformer-2 protein homolog beta isoform X2, with protein MSDSGEQNYGERESRSASRSGSAHGSGKSARHTPARSRSKEDSRRSRSKSRSRSESRSRSRRSSRRHYTRSRSRSRSHRRSRSRSYSRDYRRRHSHSHSPMSTRRRHVGNRANPDPNCCLGVFGLSLYTTERDLREVFSKYGPIADVSIVYDQQSRRSRGFAFVYFENVDDAKEAKERANGMELDGRRIRVDFSITKRPHTPTPGIYMGRPTYGSSRRRDYYDRGYDRGYDDRDYYSRSYRGGGGGGGGWRAAQDRDQIYRRSPSPYYSRGGYRSRSRSRSYSPLTCKDLH; from the exons GAATCCCGTTCTGCTTCCAGAAGTGGAAGTGCTCATGGATCTGGGAAATCTGCAAGGCATACCCCTGCAAGGTCTCGCTCCAAGGAAGATTCCAGGCGTTCCAGATCAAAGTCCAGGTCCAGATCTGAATCTAG GTCTAGATCCAGAAGAAGTTCTCGAAGGCATTATACAAGGTCACGATCTCGGTCCCGCTCCCATAGAAGATCCCGTAGCAGATCTTACAGTAGAGATTATCGAAGACGGCATAGCCACAGTCATTCTCCCATGTCTACTCGGAGGCGTCATGTTGGGAATCGG gcAAATCCTGATCCCAACTGTTGTCTTGGAGTATTTGGATTGAGCTTATACACTACAGAAAGAGATCTAAGAGAAGTGTTCTCTAAATATGGCCCAATTGCTGATGTGTCTATTGTATATGACCAGCAGTCTAGACGTTCAAGAGGATTtgcctttgtatattttgaaaatgtagatGATGCCAAGGAA GCGAAAGAGCGTGCCAATGGAATGGAGCTTGATGGACGTAGGATCAGAGTTGATTTCTCTATAACAAAGAGACCACATACCCCAACACCAGGAATTTACATGGGGAGACCTACCTA TGGCAGCTCACGCCGTCGAGATTACTACGACAGGGGATATGATCGAGGCTATGATGATCGGGACTATTACAGCAGGTCATACAG aggaggaggtggaggaggaggaggatggagagCTGCTCAAGACAGGGATCAGATATACAG ACGGTCACCTTCTCCCTACTATAGTCGTGGAGGATACAGATCACGTTCCAGATCTCGATCATACTCACCTC tgaccTGCAAGGACCTTCACTAA